One Fibrobacter sp. UWB16 DNA window includes the following coding sequences:
- a CDS encoding glycoside hydrolase family 3 N-terminal domain-containing protein: MNFSKIGIFAFATIAAITTAQAGISGVIVDESGTSVHNAAVTVRTLPKLIANARTLSNDKGAFSLGNAKKGQSIVVRKAGFLPETLRVVPGKNNYSSITLKRDPIETRIDSIMAKMTLDDMIAQMTQAKAPAIKCGNSICGSALEGGGAYTADFYANAWKQKIPVTYGKDNVHGVADVNNATIFPHNIGLGATRDSALVRKIGQAVAEEMWAAHIDLNFAPAITVPQDERWGRVYEGFGETTELAVDLGAAFVRGQQGDNNDAEWRIITTLKHFIGDGATDNGYDRGNATMTDKVLRQKYLPPYEAGIEQGALSVMASFNQVNGIHQHVDSAKITGILKTELAFDGYVIADWEGIESSTTPGAAGDYSPGLVTGISSKDAIKNAINAGLDMAMVPQSAESFVKSMKELVASGAISEERVKDACRRILRAKIRAGRIDNPSGPAAYVGVTKNIGSAEHRQLAREAVQKSLVILKNKKVLPLKTTDKIFVTGTHANNTGLQCGAWTQGWQGTMENVPGATSIQAGFDEVANGARVATTEEAKTIVYVIGEVPYAEWFGDYRGDDFNNKIITKKARTDMSFNSTDSDIAQIKEWQKAGHKVAVVLITGRPLPITSLINAADAFVVAWLPGSEGAGVADVLFGKVKPTGKLPHTWPKDAKQIPINVGDGKKGLYPYGFGLTY; the protein is encoded by the coding sequence ATGAATTTTTCAAAAATCGGCATTTTTGCATTTGCGACAATCGCAGCCATCACCACTGCACAGGCAGGAATCAGCGGCGTCATCGTTGATGAATCCGGCACTTCCGTCCACAACGCTGCAGTCACCGTCAGGACACTCCCGAAGCTCATCGCCAACGCGCGAACACTCTCAAACGACAAAGGCGCATTCAGCTTGGGTAATGCCAAGAAAGGTCAAAGCATCGTCGTACGCAAAGCGGGATTTTTACCCGAAACACTCAGAGTCGTTCCCGGCAAAAACAATTACAGCAGCATCACGCTAAAGCGCGACCCGATTGAAACTCGCATCGACAGCATCATGGCAAAGATGACTCTCGACGACATGATAGCCCAAATGACGCAAGCCAAAGCTCCGGCCATAAAATGCGGCAACAGCATCTGCGGATCCGCACTCGAAGGCGGCGGTGCATACACGGCAGACTTTTACGCAAACGCCTGGAAACAGAAAATCCCGGTCACCTACGGCAAGGACAACGTCCACGGCGTCGCCGACGTGAATAACGCAACAATCTTCCCGCATAACATCGGGCTCGGCGCCACGCGAGATTCCGCACTCGTTCGTAAAATCGGACAGGCCGTCGCCGAAGAAATGTGGGCAGCACACATCGACTTGAACTTCGCCCCCGCCATCACTGTTCCGCAAGATGAACGCTGGGGCCGCGTGTACGAAGGCTTTGGCGAAACAACGGAACTCGCTGTTGACCTCGGAGCCGCATTTGTACGCGGTCAGCAAGGCGACAACAATGACGCCGAATGGCGCATCATCACCACGCTCAAGCACTTCATTGGCGACGGCGCTACCGACAACGGTTACGACCGCGGGAACGCCACCATGACAGACAAAGTTCTCCGCCAAAAGTATTTGCCGCCTTACGAAGCAGGCATTGAACAAGGCGCACTCAGCGTCATGGCAAGTTTCAACCAAGTAAACGGCATCCACCAGCACGTAGACTCCGCAAAAATCACAGGCATCCTCAAGACAGAACTTGCTTTTGACGGTTACGTCATCGCCGACTGGGAAGGCATCGAAAGTTCGACAACGCCGGGCGCCGCAGGCGACTACTCGCCCGGACTCGTCACCGGAATTTCTTCGAAGGACGCCATCAAGAACGCCATCAACGCAGGCCTCGACATGGCAATGGTTCCGCAATCCGCCGAAAGCTTTGTCAAGAGCATGAAGGAGCTCGTTGCATCAGGTGCGATTAGCGAAGAACGCGTCAAGGATGCTTGCCGCAGAATCTTGCGCGCCAAGATTCGCGCGGGCAGGATTGACAATCCAAGCGGCCCTGCCGCTTACGTTGGCGTCACAAAGAACATCGGCAGCGCAGAGCACCGCCAACTCGCCCGCGAAGCTGTGCAAAAGAGCCTCGTCATTTTGAAAAACAAGAAAGTACTCCCGCTCAAGACTACAGACAAGATTTTCGTCACCGGAACCCACGCCAACAACACCGGCTTACAATGCGGCGCATGGACACAAGGTTGGCAAGGCACCATGGAAAACGTCCCCGGCGCAACATCTATCCAGGCAGGCTTTGACGAAGTTGCAAATGGCGCACGCGTTGCCACCACCGAAGAAGCAAAGACAATCGTCTATGTAATCGGCGAAGTTCCGTATGCCGAATGGTTCGGCGACTACCGCGGCGATGACTTCAACAACAAAATCATCACCAAGAAAGCCAGAACCGATATGTCGTTCAATAGCACCGACAGTGACATCGCACAAATTAAAGAATGGCAAAAAGCAGGCCACAAAGTCGCCGTCGTACTCATCACCGGCCGCCCACTCCCCATCACCTCGCTCATCAACGCCGCCGACGCATTCGTCGTCGCATGGCTCCCCGGAAGCGAAGGTGCTGGCGTTGCGGATGTACTCTTTGGCAAAGTCAAGCCCACGGGCAAACTCCCGCACACTTGGCCCAAAGACGCCAAGCAAATCCCGATCAACGTTGGCGATGGGAAAAAGGGACTCTACCCGTACGGATTCGGGTTGACTTACTAA
- a CDS encoding HigA family addiction module antitoxin gives MRVYRCDELAVVTPPGRHLAEKIEEMGLDANDLAARMGYTPKAVNDILQGNCRITPESAISLEMVTEIPAGFWLRSQMAYDEFLSREKIKASLMDQSLWKKSFPVELDVREWVRQKKDESKSLMPLLKFFAVASPQAWDGYYKKAQLKVAFRISLAEVKDPYVTSAWIRRGEILSDQDPMEKLGQPAVRKKLKAALPEIIAFAAANKKLPKREKRITYWTPEAEVVDDCMTGLQELCRKIGIRVLFVQNFKSSPIHGMYRWYKDVPLIQLHDRFKKRETMWFTFFHELAHVLYHGKKGICLQNIEITHNYPEKEDEANCFAQKCMLEAGFDA, from the coding sequence ATGCGGGTTTATAGATGTGATGAATTAGCTGTAGTGACGCCGCCTGGGCGGCATCTTGCTGAAAAAATTGAAGAAATGGGCCTTGATGCCAATGATTTGGCTGCACGCATGGGCTACACGCCCAAGGCGGTGAATGACATTTTGCAGGGAAATTGCCGAATCACGCCCGAATCGGCCATTTCTCTTGAAATGGTTACGGAAATACCTGCTGGGTTTTGGCTGCGTAGTCAGATGGCTTACGACGAATTTTTGTCGCGTGAGAAAATTAAGGCTTCGCTTATGGATCAGTCCCTTTGGAAAAAGTCTTTCCCCGTGGAACTTGATGTCCGCGAATGGGTTCGACAAAAAAAGGATGAAAGCAAATCTTTGATGCCTCTGTTGAAGTTCTTTGCGGTGGCATCTCCGCAGGCATGGGATGGTTATTACAAAAAGGCGCAACTGAAGGTGGCGTTCCGTATTTCGCTTGCGGAGGTCAAGGATCCGTATGTGACTTCGGCGTGGATTCGCCGTGGCGAGATTCTGTCGGATCAGGATCCGATGGAAAAGCTGGGGCAGCCTGCGGTTCGTAAAAAGCTTAAGGCGGCGCTTCCTGAAATTATTGCGTTTGCGGCTGCAAACAAGAAGTTGCCGAAGCGCGAAAAGCGTATCACCTACTGGACGCCTGAGGCGGAAGTGGTTGACGACTGCATGACTGGCTTGCAAGAGTTATGCCGCAAAATAGGTATTCGCGTGCTTTTTGTACAGAATTTCAAGAGCTCGCCGATTCACGGCATGTATCGCTGGTACAAGGATGTTCCGCTAATCCAGTTGCATGACCGCTTTAAAAAGCGTGAAACGATGTGGTTCACATTCTTTCATGAGCTTGCGCATGTGCTTTATCATGGCAAGAAGGGAATCTGCTTGCAGAACATCGAAATCACGCACAACTATCCCGAAAAAGAGGACGAAGCCAACTGCTTTGCGCAGAAGTGCATGCTGGAGGCGGGTTTTGACGCTTAG
- a CDS encoding DNA replication/repair protein RecF, with protein MFISKVRSLESMDCNFDAHINVICGPNGCGKTTILESIYLLAQGFSFRSRDLRELITWKQNELILRGEFEDEGRERKRALRVFSRGSEVRENGESLKSPTAFFGTCPAVIMQPSDIELLRGGPDVRRHWLDEILCFRSSANSLVLRNYKRVLQQRNKWLKEFKQKGSAVGGEDLFRVLTQQLIDLGAKLWAARIALSKEVSEIITRYYRKLSGGVDEITCAYKSSILKSLDALDAADPLSDEMMDEIPSGATGAAEGVVEIARRECAECSADGSGNVAGNAADGSDAVSEEMLRNAFARKLADLEFVERLQGMTMAGPHRDDLALCASGYEMRSVGSQGQCRSAAVAMRFAAVDVASRYLTKPILLLDDIFAELDVNRRDAVASLIREKECQVVIATPQAEDLPFKADAMFELKI; from the coding sequence GTGTTCATTTCGAAGGTACGCAGTCTAGAATCGATGGACTGCAACTTCGATGCTCACATCAATGTGATTTGCGGACCGAATGGCTGCGGCAAGACGACGATTTTGGAGTCGATTTATTTGCTTGCGCAGGGATTCTCGTTTCGGTCGCGTGACTTGCGTGAACTGATTACATGGAAGCAGAACGAACTGATTCTGCGCGGTGAATTTGAAGATGAGGGGCGCGAGCGGAAGCGAGCGCTTCGCGTGTTTTCTCGCGGGAGCGAGGTTCGTGAAAACGGTGAATCGCTTAAGTCTCCGACTGCGTTTTTCGGGACGTGCCCGGCGGTGATTATGCAGCCTTCGGATATTGAGCTTTTGCGAGGTGGACCGGATGTGCGCAGGCATTGGCTCGATGAAATTCTCTGTTTCCGTTCTTCTGCAAATTCTTTGGTGTTGCGCAATTACAAGCGCGTGCTGCAACAGCGTAACAAGTGGCTTAAGGAATTTAAGCAGAAGGGCTCTGCGGTCGGTGGCGAAGACTTATTCCGTGTGCTAACGCAACAGCTGATAGATCTTGGTGCCAAACTTTGGGCGGCGCGAATTGCGCTCTCGAAAGAAGTCTCGGAAATTATTACGCGGTACTATCGCAAGCTTTCGGGCGGGGTGGATGAAATCACTTGCGCTTACAAGAGCTCGATTCTGAAGTCGCTTGATGCGCTAGATGCGGCGGACCCGCTGTCGGATGAGATGATGGATGAAATTCCATCGGGCGCGACGGGTGCTGCTGAAGGTGTTGTTGAAATTGCTCGCAGGGAGTGCGCGGAATGTTCTGCGGACGGTTCCGGGAATGTCGCCGGGAACGCGGCGGATGGCTCGGATGCGGTAAGCGAGGAAATGCTGCGGAATGCGTTTGCGCGAAAGCTCGCGGATTTGGAATTTGTGGAACGCTTGCAGGGAATGACAATGGCGGGGCCGCACCGTGACGACTTGGCTCTGTGTGCGTCTGGTTACGAGATGCGTTCTGTCGGGTCGCAGGGGCAATGCCGTTCGGCGGCGGTTGCGATGCGTTTTGCAGCAGTCGATGTGGCGTCGCGTTACTTGACAAAGCCGATTTTGCTTTTGGACGATATTTTTGCCGAACTCGATGTGAACCGCCGTGATGCAGTCGCTTCGCTCATTCGCGAAAAGGAATGCCAGGTTGTAATTGCTACGCCGCAGGCGGAAGATCTGCCGTTTAAAGCAGATGCAATGTTTGAGTTGAAAATTTAA
- a CDS encoding glycogen synthase codes for MNILVVTPEAGNWKVPSPLATAVNCMTQAFANAGSQVITCSPFYKDHIVDSDKYHCVFKGVEALQDKPFEVWRSDDDPLHTYIYNEEYFGRPYVYGPPHSLPYSDNHLRFAMFASAVLTYCSQSDFKFQAILGHEWGGALVGALCHTVYQEAFHNIPFFFNVHNITYDFHVQPSEIEKIGLPRKDFNMDGYEFWGKVSLLKAGILYANKVLFPSSGYRDAMLNTNLPGGLSGFLNRNSEKLLGIQFGVNYKFWDFNDKAKRPIKEAKRIAKASLGRQFGMDLTNKLIIYSHMDMDSGNASETLATILSDIAKENALIIVGIPPEHPEWNYYQEVSHQYGNFIRILQFDSEEANNREKLRDTLAASDILFAANLQEPSASIILKAMAAGTLPLTGRNVGIASMLTDYTLETAGEANAFLVDDANAPHQMLRRIKDAINVYNTEVADWDKCVVNAYSGFHYEWAKTISKYLLILGELGL; via the coding sequence ATGAATATACTCGTCGTAACTCCAGAAGCGGGGAACTGGAAGGTACCGAGCCCCCTCGCGACCGCAGTAAACTGCATGACACAGGCATTTGCCAATGCCGGGTCCCAGGTTATTACCTGTTCGCCGTTCTACAAAGACCATATTGTAGATTCCGACAAGTATCATTGCGTTTTCAAGGGCGTCGAAGCGCTACAGGACAAGCCGTTTGAGGTCTGGCGTTCTGACGACGACCCACTCCACACTTATATATACAACGAGGAATATTTCGGCAGGCCCTATGTTTACGGGCCTCCGCACTCGCTCCCCTATAGCGACAACCACCTGAGATTTGCCATGTTCGCATCAGCCGTGCTCACATACTGCAGCCAGAGCGACTTCAAGTTCCAGGCAATTCTCGGGCACGAATGGGGTGGCGCACTCGTCGGCGCACTCTGCCACACCGTTTACCAAGAAGCGTTCCACAACATCCCGTTTTTCTTCAACGTCCATAACATCACTTACGACTTCCACGTGCAGCCGAGCGAAATCGAAAAGATCGGCCTCCCGCGCAAGGACTTCAACATGGACGGTTACGAATTCTGGGGCAAGGTCAGCCTCCTCAAGGCGGGCATCCTGTATGCCAACAAGGTCCTCTTCCCGTCTTCGGGCTATCGTGACGCCATGCTCAACACGAACCTCCCCGGCGGCCTCAGCGGATTTTTGAACCGCAACAGCGAAAAGCTCCTCGGCATCCAGTTCGGCGTGAACTACAAGTTCTGGGACTTCAACGACAAAGCAAAGCGCCCCATCAAGGAAGCGAAGCGTATCGCCAAGGCGAGCCTCGGCCGCCAGTTCGGCATGGATCTCACAAACAAGCTGATTATTTACAGCCACATGGACATGGATTCGGGCAACGCCTCCGAAACGCTTGCAACAATCCTTTCGGATATCGCAAAGGAAAACGCCCTCATCATCGTGGGCATCCCGCCGGAACACCCCGAGTGGAACTACTACCAGGAAGTTTCTCACCAGTACGGCAACTTCATCCGCATCCTCCAGTTCGATTCCGAAGAAGCGAACAACAGAGAAAAGTTGCGCGACACGCTCGCCGCTTCTGACATTTTGTTTGCAGCCAACCTGCAAGAGCCGTCCGCCTCGATTATCCTCAAGGCCATGGCCGCAGGCACCCTCCCACTTACCGGCCGTAACGTGGGCATTGCAAGCATGCTCACCGACTACACCCTCGAGACCGCAGGCGAAGCAAACGCCTTCCTCGTCGATGATGCGAACGCCCCACACCAGATGTTGCGCCGCATCAAGGATGCGATCAATGTGTACAACACGGAAGTCGCCGATTGGGACAAATGCGTTGTAAACGCCTATAGCGGATTCCACTACGAGTGGGCAAAGACAATTTCAAAATATTTACTAATTTTGGGTGAACTGGGGCTTTAG
- a CDS encoding DUF4062 domain-containing protein, with translation MKFQIFISSVQREFAEERKQLFSYLTNDPILSLFFKPFIFENHPASNSKTHDIYLKEVEKSDIYLGLLGNEYGTASKNSISPTEQEYNLANKLHKTCLIFIKKDNSQRHPKEIKFIQKVEKNNVRRSFTDYDELKNAVYKALVLYMEEKELIRTGPFDQAKNNEATIDDIDEEKVRNFIQLSKQRRNFKLSSDTPVENFLRHLDMIDEKGKLANASILLFGKKPQKFFITSEVKCAQFYGNKVEKPIPSLQIYKGDVFQLIDQATSFVLSRVDNWIGTRAQGLTAAVPTHPELPMEAVKEAMQRCGYIEKTGTGTGDIVKQCLQYGLKKPLFQDDDDFKTIIWRKETQEISRNESENSPKVTEKVTEKVTENQRKILLIIKQDPSVSQDEIAAIVGISRIHVNKNMKKMEQKGIIKRVGPDKGGHWEVK, from the coding sequence ATGAAATTTCAAATATTTATTTCAAGCGTACAAAGGGAATTTGCCGAAGAACGCAAACAGCTATTCTCATACTTAACGAACGACCCAATTTTGTCGTTATTTTTCAAGCCATTCATCTTTGAAAATCATCCAGCAAGCAACAGCAAAACCCATGACATTTATCTTAAAGAAGTCGAGAAAAGCGATATATATCTAGGACTTTTGGGTAACGAATATGGCACGGCATCGAAAAACAGCATATCCCCCACAGAACAGGAATACAATCTTGCAAATAAGCTACATAAAACATGCCTTATATTCATCAAAAAAGACAATTCACAAAGACACCCCAAAGAGATAAAATTCATTCAAAAAGTTGAAAAGAACAACGTGAGGCGATCATTTACCGACTATGATGAATTGAAAAATGCTGTATATAAAGCCCTTGTTCTTTACATGGAAGAGAAAGAACTCATTCGAACAGGTCCTTTTGATCAAGCCAAAAATAACGAGGCTACCATAGACGATATTGACGAAGAGAAAGTTCGAAATTTCATCCAGCTTTCAAAACAAAGACGTAATTTTAAACTAAGTTCCGACACCCCCGTTGAGAACTTCTTACGACATTTAGATATGATTGATGAAAAAGGCAAATTAGCCAACGCATCCATTCTCCTTTTCGGCAAAAAGCCTCAAAAATTCTTTATCACCTCAGAAGTAAAATGCGCCCAATTTTATGGGAACAAAGTTGAAAAACCAATTCCCTCATTACAAATCTACAAAGGCGATGTTTTTCAACTGATTGACCAAGCAACGAGTTTCGTACTGAGCCGCGTTGACAATTGGATAGGAACAAGAGCACAAGGCCTAACCGCAGCAGTCCCCACACATCCAGAACTTCCTATGGAGGCCGTAAAAGAAGCCATGCAACGTTGTGGATACATAGAAAAGACGGGAACCGGGACAGGAGACATTGTAAAGCAATGCCTACAATACGGTTTAAAAAAGCCTCTATTCCAAGATGACGACGACTTTAAGACCATCATCTGGAGAAAAGAGACACAAGAAATTTCCAGAAACGAATCCGAAAACTCACCAAAGGTTACAGAAAAGGTTACAGAAAAGGTTACAGAAAACCAAAGAAAAATTTTATTGATAATTAAGCAAGATCCGTCAGTGTCTCAAGACGAAATTGCAGCTATCGTAGGAATCAGCCGCATTCATGTAAATAAGAATATGAAAAAAATGGAACAAAAAGGAATCATTAAACGTGTAGGCCCCGACAAAGGCGGCCATTGGGAGGTAAAATGA
- a CDS encoding outer membrane lipoprotein carrier protein LolA, with protein MKFSSRYLVFLLLALVQGVFALTAEQVLDKSKSWFKSGKAWSLNFRAQVYQADSPDINTQSGSLVVAEGDKFKLDLLGIKFYSDGESLWQWNVEQKQVLIKAVEDLSSALHPSELLFKYLNCKALSMGEAKFAGQELWVLKLDPAKYAGQFTKMEVWLSKKDYSPVRLFTEDPAGNSTWYGILDIKVIKKISNDDFKYKPVAGVDEIDMR; from the coding sequence ATGAAATTCTCCTCCCGTTATCTTGTTTTTTTGTTGCTTGCCTTGGTGCAAGGTGTTTTCGCGTTGACTGCAGAGCAGGTCTTGGACAAGTCCAAATCCTGGTTTAAGTCGGGCAAGGCATGGAGCCTTAATTTTAGGGCTCAGGTTTATCAGGCTGATTCTCCGGATATCAATACGCAATCGGGAAGTCTCGTTGTGGCCGAAGGGGATAAGTTCAAGCTGGACCTATTGGGCATAAAGTTCTATAGCGATGGCGAGAGCCTTTGGCAGTGGAATGTGGAACAGAAACAGGTCCTCATCAAGGCTGTGGAAGACTTGTCGAGTGCGCTCCATCCTTCAGAACTTTTGTTCAAGTACCTGAACTGCAAGGCGCTTTCGATGGGCGAGGCAAAATTTGCAGGGCAAGAACTCTGGGTGCTGAAACTTGATCCGGCGAAATATGCGGGACAGTTTACCAAGATGGAAGTCTGGCTTTCCAAGAAGGACTATTCTCCGGTACGGCTTTTTACGGAAGATCCGGCGGGGAACAGTACATGGTACGGAATTTTGGATATCAAGGTCATCAAGAAAATTTCTAACGACGATTTCAAGTACAAGCCTGTCGCAGGTGTTGATGAAATCGATATGAGGTAG
- the rffA gene encoding dTDP-4-amino-4,6-dideoxygalactose transaminase: MCRAMKIPFNQPPFVGPEIDYVRKAVESGRICGDGQFNQKCHAWLEQKTGVARALLTTSCTHALEMSALLCNIQPGDEVIMPSFTFVSTADAFAMRGAKCVFVDIHPDTMNIDEKLIEEAITEKTRAIVPVHYAGVGCEMDTINAIAKKHNLFVIEDAAQGMMATYKGRSLGALGDFGCYSFHETKNYSMGEGGAILITDKKYSDHAEIIREKGTNRVQFHRGEVDKYTWVELGSSYLPSELNAAYLYAELENAQKIFDNRMASWKAYRERLQPLADAGDLQLPYIPAECCHNAHMFYLKVADLKTRTALIAHLVKNGILAVFHYVPLHNAPAGKRFGRFNGEDRYTTHESDRLLRLPMFYGLKPDDQEFVCDKVKEFFGK; encoded by the coding sequence ATGTGTAGAGCAATGAAAATTCCTTTTAACCAGCCTCCCTTCGTGGGGCCTGAAATTGATTATGTACGGAAGGCCGTTGAAAGCGGCCGAATCTGCGGCGATGGGCAATTCAACCAGAAATGCCACGCCTGGCTGGAACAAAAAACGGGCGTAGCCCGCGCATTGCTCACCACAAGTTGCACCCACGCTCTTGAGATGTCCGCACTTTTGTGCAACATCCAGCCCGGCGATGAAGTCATCATGCCATCGTTCACGTTCGTTTCGACCGCCGATGCTTTTGCCATGCGCGGTGCAAAATGCGTGTTTGTGGACATCCACCCCGACACCATGAACATTGACGAAAAGCTGATTGAAGAAGCCATCACAGAAAAGACTCGCGCCATCGTCCCAGTGCATTATGCAGGCGTCGGCTGCGAAATGGATACAATCAACGCCATCGCTAAAAAGCACAATTTATTCGTCATCGAAGATGCAGCGCAAGGCATGATGGCCACCTACAAAGGTCGTTCGCTTGGGGCGCTCGGAGATTTCGGTTGCTATAGTTTTCACGAGACAAAGAACTACAGCATGGGCGAAGGCGGAGCCATTCTCATCACCGACAAAAAGTATTCCGACCACGCCGAAATCATCCGCGAAAAAGGCACAAACCGCGTGCAATTCCACCGCGGTGAAGTCGATAAGTACACATGGGTTGAACTCGGCTCGAGCTACTTGCCGAGCGAACTCAACGCAGCTTACCTCTACGCCGAACTCGAAAACGCTCAAAAAATTTTCGACAATCGCATGGCAAGCTGGAAGGCCTACCGAGAACGTTTACAACCTCTCGCCGATGCAGGCGATTTGCAGCTCCCGTACATTCCGGCAGAATGTTGCCACAACGCTCACATGTTCTACCTGAAGGTCGCCGATTTAAAAACGCGCACAGCCCTCATTGCGCATCTCGTCAAAAATGGAATTCTCGCAGTATTCCACTACGTGCCGCTCCACAACGCCCCCGCCGGTAAACGTTTCGGACGTTTCAATGGCGAAGACCGTTACACCACCCACGAAAGCGACCGTCTGTTACGACTCCCCATGTTCTACGGATTAAAGCCAGACGATCAGGAATTCGTGTGTGATAAAGTAAAGGAATTTTTCGGGAAGTAA
- a CDS encoding acetyl-CoA carboxylase biotin carboxylase subunit family protein, with product MEQSNPQKKLLLLGGSHAEIPLIQAAHELGWYVITTGNNRDGLGHPYADKTVFADFSDKNAMLELASNEGVQAVCSGCNDFALLSTVYVCEKMGLPGHDSYATSLELHHKDKYRALATRLGIPTPQAITIKVAEKCSSEMREDFDEAIAQLTFPIIVKPVDLTGGKGIHRAANIEEARAAYKDACSCTRQDHIVVEEFVQGTNHGFSAMLVKGKVAFAFSDNEQYHLNKYMVSGANSPSTTSAAGLAKLRDYSERIARELHLVDGILHIQYIERADGTPVIIEICRRPPGDLYIKFVKYATGIDYPKFIVMAETGMDISGIADVPTQGSWLRHCIMADREGIVRDVTFAPEIQKNIVEKFLWYKPGESISDKLLYKAGIVFFKFDTLAEMQDKTARMTELAKIIVE from the coding sequence ATGGAGCAAAGCAATCCACAAAAGAAGCTCTTGTTATTAGGCGGCAGCCATGCTGAAATTCCGCTCATTCAAGCGGCACATGAACTCGGCTGGTACGTGATTACTACGGGTAACAATCGCGATGGGCTCGGACACCCTTACGCCGACAAGACCGTTTTTGCAGACTTCAGCGACAAAAACGCTATGTTAGAACTAGCCAGCAATGAAGGCGTGCAAGCCGTTTGTTCCGGATGCAACGATTTCGCTTTGCTTTCAACAGTGTACGTTTGCGAAAAAATGGGATTGCCAGGGCATGATTCCTATGCGACAAGCCTTGAGCTACATCATAAGGACAAATATCGCGCACTTGCGACAAGACTAGGAATACCGACACCGCAGGCAATTACAATTAAAGTCGCCGAGAAGTGCTCTTCCGAGATGCGCGAAGATTTTGACGAGGCAATTGCACAGCTCACCTTTCCCATCATCGTCAAACCCGTTGATTTGACCGGTGGCAAAGGCATCCACCGTGCCGCCAACATCGAAGAAGCTCGCGCGGCCTACAAAGATGCCTGCAGCTGCACTCGGCAAGACCACATTGTAGTCGAAGAATTCGTACAAGGCACAAACCACGGATTCTCCGCCATGCTCGTGAAAGGCAAAGTCGCATTTGCATTTTCCGACAACGAACAGTATCACCTCAACAAGTACATGGTCTCGGGAGCAAACTCGCCAAGCACCACAAGTGCTGCGGGCCTCGCCAAGCTCCGTGACTACAGCGAACGCATCGCCCGCGAATTACACCTCGTCGATGGCATTTTGCATATCCAATACATCGAGCGTGCTGACGGCACGCCAGTCATCATTGAGATATGTCGCCGACCGCCAGGAGATCTGTACATCAAATTCGTCAAATACGCCACCGGAATCGACTACCCAAAATTCATTGTGATGGCAGAAACTGGAATGGATATTTCGGGCATCGCCGATGTTCCCACGCAAGGATCCTGGCTCAGGCATTGCATTATGGCGGACCGTGAAGGAATAGTCCGCGACGTCACCTTTGCTCCAGAAATTCAAAAGAATATCGTCGAAAAATTTCTGTGGTACAAGCCGGGCGAATCTATTTCAGACAAGCTCTTATACAAAGCAGGCATCGTATTTTTCAAGTTCGACACCCTCGCCGAAATGCAAGACAAAACAGCAAGAATGACGGAACTTGCCAAAATCATAGTAGAATAA
- a CDS encoding type IV pilin protein, producing MEKQGFSLIELMVAVVISGILAAVAVPKLFGFIDKSKASEISVAAGTYMKLQETYAFEHGKGGSWHDIGYRSPAGNSLGIASSANFTYDATEHYYNWVTESTVNLNNCPKGSKWFLNYSLSEGAHNIKFWTSSDNVIGCIDELTPSFKRLSNTTTPITTPTKSGGKE from the coding sequence ATGGAGAAACAAGGTTTTTCCCTTATTGAATTAATGGTGGCAGTCGTCATCTCGGGCATCCTTGCTGCGGTTGCCGTTCCTAAGCTGTTCGGCTTTATTGACAAATCCAAAGCTTCCGAAATTAGCGTTGCCGCAGGAACCTACATGAAATTGCAAGAAACATACGCATTCGAACATGGAAAAGGCGGCAGCTGGCACGACATCGGATACAGGTCCCCCGCAGGCAACAGCCTCGGAATCGCAAGCTCCGCAAACTTCACCTACGACGCCACGGAACACTATTACAACTGGGTCACCGAATCTACCGTCAACCTAAACAATTGTCCCAAAGGCAGCAAATGGTTTCTCAATTACTCCCTTAGCGAAGGGGCTCACAACATCAAGTTTTGGACCTCCAGCGATAACGTTATCGGTTGCATAGACGAATTGACACCAAGCTTCAAACGACTGAGCAACACGACAACCCCAATTACAACGCCCACAAAGTCCGGCGGCAAAGAATAA